From Strigops habroptila isolate Jane chromosome 1, bStrHab1.2.pri, whole genome shotgun sequence, a single genomic window includes:
- the UPP1 gene encoding uridine phosphorylase 1, giving the protein MAPGIPNKKKTDEQSSKENFIHLCNPHLDKMKEDILYHFALGTGTHDFPALFGDVKFVCVGGSPSRMKAFIVYIAEELGLGSPGCDYPNICAGTDRYAMYKVGPVLSVSHGMGIPSIAIMLHELIKLLYHAKCSNVTIFRIGTSGGIGLDPGSVVITRESVDATFKPQFEQVVLGKTVIRSTNLDEQLTKELMQCSIEIGQFHTVIGNTMCTLDFYEGQGRLDGAICLYSEEEKLQYLKEAYDSGVRNIEMESSVFAAMCNLSGVKAAVVCVTLLDRLEGDQISSSHDVLVEYQKRPQKLVGYFIKKSLGKV; this is encoded by the exons ATGGCTCCTGGTATCccaaacaagaagaaaactgacGAACAGTCCTCAAA AGAGAATTTTATCCATCTCTGCAACCCTCACCTGgacaaaatgaaagaagacaTCCTGTACCATTTTGCTCTTGGGACTGGTACCCATGATTTTCCGGCATTGTTTGGAGATGTAAAG TTTGTATGTGTTGGAGGAAGTCCTTCTCGGATGAAAGCTTTTATCGTCTACATAGCTGAAGAACTGGGGCTTGGTAGCCCTGGTTGTGACTATCCTAACATCTGTGCAGGAACTGACCGTTATGCAATGTACAAAGTGGGACCTGTTTTGTCTGTCAGT catGGCATGGGCATTCCTTCTATTGCAATCATGTTGCACGAGCTGATCAAGCTGTTGTATCATGCCAAGTGTTCCAACGTAACCATTTTTCGCATCGGCACATCTGGTGGAATAG gTCTGGACCCAGGCTCAGTGGTTATAACTAGAGAGTCTGTAGATGCCACCTTCAAGCCTCAGTTTGAACAGGTTGTTCTGGGAAAGACTGTAATTCGCAGTACAAACCTAGATGAACAGCTAACTAAGGAACTGATGCAGTGCAGTATAGAAATCGGTCAATTCCATACAGTCATTGGGAACACGATGTGCACTTTGGATTTCTATGAAG GACAAGGCAGGTTGGATGGTGCAATCTGCTTATACAGTgaagaagagaaactgcaatATTTGAAGGAAGCTTACGATTCTGGTGTCAGGAACATAGAGATGGAGTCTTCCGTATTTGCTGCAATGTGTAATCTCAGTGGTGTCAAAG CTGCTGTAGTGTGTGTCACTCTTCTTGATCGGCTTGAAGGGGATCAGATTAGTAGCTCACATGATGTACTCGTGGAGTATCAGAAAAGACCACAGAAGTTAGTGGGatatttcattaagaaaagTCTTGGGAAAGTATGA